The Candidatus Binataceae bacterium DNA segment TCAGTCTACCCGGGAGGAAGACAACTAAAAGAATGCGGCTATCCTTTTGCCGGGGGGCACGACCCAGAGTCCCCCAGGTTGCGGAATTGGTTTTCGACTCCCCGAACCTCTTTCGGTCAGCCTTCGACGTTGCTGCGCTCGGCGAGTTCCACCTCTTCCGCGCTCCCGATGTAAACCGGTTGCCGATCGTGAAGCGCCTGGGGTGTTACTTCGAGCAACCGCTTTTTCCCATTCGAGGCTCGGCCTCCGGCTTGCTCGGCAATCAAGGACATCGGTTCCAGCTCATACATGAGCCGCAACTTGCCTTTGCTCTTGCCGTCGGGAGTGATTTCGCCGGGGTACATGAAGAGGCCTCCTTCGAGCAGGCAGCGATGAAAATCGGCCACGAAGGCGCCGGTGTAGCGCAGTGAGTAGCTGGTCGACTTGTCCTTACGGCTGGTCATGTGCTCGATAAGCTTGCGCACCCCGGGATGGAACTTGGTGATGTTACCCTGATTGACGGAGTAGGTGATGCCGCGGCGCGGCATCTGAACGTCCCCCCGCCACAGGACGAACTGATCGAGCAAGGGATCGAGCGTAAAGATGTCGACCCCCGCTCCGGCGGTGAACGTGAGCTGCGTTCCGGGGCCGTAAAGAATGTACCCGGCGGCCACTTGCTCATCGCCGGGCCGCAGAATGTCTTCGATCGACTCCGCATGATTCGGTGCGCGCTTGCGAATGGAAAAAATCGTGCCGAGCGAGCCGTTGATATCGGTGTTGGATGAACCATCCAGGGGATCGTAGAGCACTGCGTAACTGTTGCCCTGACAACTGCCGGTGCGATGTTCCGCCTGCTCCATCTCTTCGGAGATGAGACTGCACACCGGGTCGCCCCTTTCGAAGGTGTCGAGAAAAACCCAGTTGGTCCACTCGTCGAGCTTTTTCTCTTCTTCACCCTGAATGTTGGTCTCCCCCGTAATCCCCAACTCGCCCCGCAGCGAAGCACGCGCGAGTTCGTGCGAAATTCTCTTACCGATTACCTCGATACGTTCGAGGATCAGCGCGAGATCGTCGGTCGGCACTTTGCTCTGCTTGCGCGTCAGGACGTGGCGCAACAAGGTCATGTTCTGCTGAGCCATAGAAGTCTCCCCAAAAATCACCCCGACGGCGACCGTCTTCCGATCGCCCTGCGAAATCACCTCCCCCACGAGGCGGTTCCGAGACGAGGATCAATACAACAAATTTAAGCCGAAATGGCAGGGTCATGCTTCGTTCTTCGTAACGCAAAGTTTCGCGTTTCGGGTCTTTCCTAACCGTGACGACGACGGGCCAGGCTCCACTCGCCGCATGCGACTCAGAGAAGTTCCACGCCCCCACTGGTCGCACGACCGATCTGGATCGCGGCTTTGGGCGATGATGTAACGGTCCGCGTCTCGGGGAGACACTTCGTTTCGCGAGCGAGGGTTGAAGCCGATAAGCCGCCCTATATGGACCCAGCTCTCAGACCGCTTTCCGCGGAAGGCGGGAGGCACTCAACCAACGGGGTTGTTTAGCGACTCCGCGCCTGACGAAGAAAAGTAGGTCTTTTACTCGGACAGTTGTTTGAATGGACCTCGACAGTATCCTTGGCCCTACAATACACGCCACGATCGCCCGTCGGCCGCCATCATGAGTGCGGCTTCCAGCGGGCCCCACGAGCCCGCCGAGTAGACCGGTATCTCACCCGGCGTTTGGGTCCAAGCGTCGAGTATCGGGTCGACGAGCTGCCAGGACGCCTCGACCGAATCGCGCCGCATGAACAGGGTCTGGTCCCCGAGAATGATGTCTCGAAGCAGGGTTTCGTACGCCTCGGGAGTGCTGGTCGCATAGTGAAAGTCGACCGCGACTTGTTGCAGGCGCGCCTGGGGGCCCGGCACCTTTGAGATTATGTGGACCGCGAGACCTTCATTCGGCTGGATGCGGATGGTCAGGATGTTGGCAGCCAGGTGGGCCCGCGGATTGGAGTTGTAGAGGATTCGCGGGACCGACTTGAAGTAGATGGCGATCTCGCTGGCGCGTTTGGGCAAACGCTTGCCAGTGCGAAGATAAAATGGCACTCCCGCCCAACGCCAGTTGTCGATCCAGCATCGCAGCGCGACAAAGGTCTCTATCCGCGAGCCCGAAGCGACTCCGTCTTCCTCCAGATAGGCGCTGGCCGGCACACCTCCCACTAATCCCGCGCCGTATTGGCCGCGAATTGCGTACTTTTCGATGTCCTCGTCGCCGAACGGGCGAATCGATTGCAAAACGTCAAGCTTCGCATCGCGCACGGAGTCCGCGGCGGTGCTGCGCGGCGGTTCCATGCCGATGATGCTGAGCACTTGCAGCATGTGGCTCTGAACCATATCGCGCAGAGCGCCGGCCGACTCGTAGTAAGGCGCCCGCGCCCCGACCCCTTCTTCTTCGGCGACGGTAATCTGGACGTGGTCGATAAAGCGCGAGGTCCACAGCGGCTCGAAGATCGAGTTCGCGAAGCGCAGCACCATCAGATTTTCGACGGTTTCCTTGCCCAGGTAGTGATCGATCCGGAAGATCTGGCCCTCGTCAAAGTGGGCCGCAATCCGGTCGTTGATCGCGGTAGAGCTGGCCAGGTCACGGCCGATCGGCTTCTCCACTACCACCCGCGTGAAGGTCCCGGGACCGTCGGGCGGACGGATCATGTGCGCATCGTGCAAAGCGTTGGCGCAGGTCTCGATGAAGTTGGGCGGAATCGCGAAGTAGTAAACGCGATTGCCCTCAGTGCCGGCTTCGCGGTCAACGGCCTCGAGCTGCGCACGCAACGTTTGATAGTCGGCAGGCTCGTTGAAGCGCCCGCGCACGAACCTAAGCATTCGCGCGAAGCCGTTCCATTCCTGCTCGTGCATCGGACGACGAGAATTTTTCTGGATCGCGTCGCGCGCGAACGCTCGATAGCTCTCGTCGTTCATTTCTTCCATCGAGAAGCACACGATCGCGACCTTCTCCGGCAGGTCATCATCGAGCGCAAGATTGTAAAGCGCCGGCAGCAGCTTGCGATGGCTGAGTGCTCCGGCACCCCCGAAGATCACCAGCGCGCAGGGAGGGTATTCGGGCTTTGCGGCCCGTCCGGTATTGTTCAGCGCGACTGTCGGCTCCCGATTCAAACCCATCGAAGGAATCCGCTTCTCATCTTGAGAGACGAACCAGCAAAGATGCCCTGAACTTCCCCCTCAGGCTAGTGAAAGACCCCGCGCGAGCAAAGCCGCTCTGATCCAGCAGGGAAGAGCTTGTAGATTGCCGAGGTTTCACCGATTCAAGATCAAAATCCTAAATCCTTGCCGACTCCTGGATCTGCCGGCATCGAGCAGTCCGGTGTCTCGGCGCGGCCCCTCACGAGGGGGGAATGATCTGCGTGATTTTCGAACCTTCCAGACCCATGCCGCCCATCAAGCCACTCTGATCGAATACGAACGCATATACGTCAGAGCGCATGCTAGTGGTGCTCAACGAACTCGCCGCGCCTTGGTCAAGGACCACGATGCTCGGGCCTGTACCGAGCGCCCATCCGCCGCTCTGGTTAAGGTAGTTTAGGGCCGAGCTGCTCATGAAAAAGAGCGCGTAGCCAAACTCCTTGGCTCCCGCCTGAAAGCCGTAAGAAGCGGCGGCGGTTCGGTAGTATCCTGCGGTACGGCCTCCTTTTCGCAGCGCTCCGAAGCCGAACTGTGCACCGATCAGAAATGCGCCCTTCTTGATGTCGGGAAAGACCAGGATCCCCTTGGCCTTGGCTCCCAG contains these protein-coding regions:
- the zwf gene encoding glucose-6-phosphate dehydrogenase, which translates into the protein MGLNREPTVALNNTGRAAKPEYPPCALVIFGGAGALSHRKLLPALYNLALDDDLPEKVAIVCFSMEEMNDESYRAFARDAIQKNSRRPMHEQEWNGFARMLRFVRGRFNEPADYQTLRAQLEAVDREAGTEGNRVYYFAIPPNFIETCANALHDAHMIRPPDGPGTFTRVVVEKPIGRDLASSTAINDRIAAHFDEGQIFRIDHYLGKETVENLMVLRFANSIFEPLWTSRFIDHVQITVAEEEGVGARAPYYESAGALRDMVQSHMLQVLSIIGMEPPRSTAADSVRDAKLDVLQSIRPFGDEDIEKYAIRGQYGAGLVGGVPASAYLEEDGVASGSRIETFVALRCWIDNWRWAGVPFYLRTGKRLPKRASEIAIYFKSVPRILYNSNPRAHLAANILTIRIQPNEGLAVHIISKVPGPQARLQQVAVDFHYATSTPEAYETLLRDIILGDQTLFMRRDSVEASWQLVDPILDAWTQTPGEIPVYSAGSWGPLEAALMMAADGRSWRVL
- a CDS encoding YSC84-related protein, which codes for MKRLTVAIVIQIAIGFGLAGVLRAQSSAPLAPSASEIDQRVTSALNSLYANNPKARQLGAKAKGILVFPDIKKGAFLIGAQFGFGALRKGGRTAGYYRTAAASYGFQAGAKEFGYALFFMSSSALNYLNQSGGWALGTGPSIVVLDQGAASSLSTTSMRSDVYAFVFDQSGLMGGMGLEGSKITQIIPPS
- the fbp gene encoding class 1 fructose-bisphosphatase; translated protein: MAQQNMTLLRHVLTRKQSKVPTDDLALILERIEVIGKRISHELARASLRGELGITGETNIQGEEEKKLDEWTNWVFLDTFERGDPVCSLISEEMEQAEHRTGSCQGNSYAVLYDPLDGSSNTDINGSLGTIFSIRKRAPNHAESIEDILRPGDEQVAAGYILYGPGTQLTFTAGAGVDIFTLDPLLDQFVLWRGDVQMPRRGITYSVNQGNITKFHPGVRKLIEHMTSRKDKSTSYSLRYTGAFVADFHRCLLEGGLFMYPGEITPDGKSKGKLRLMYELEPMSLIAEQAGGRASNGKKRLLEVTPQALHDRQPVYIGSAEEVELAERSNVEG